The bacterium nucleotide sequence CTAATCTCCCGTTTATAGTTTATCCTTGTTTACCTCATCTTGTTACCCAACTTGTGGGTAAGGATTAGACCCCCGCCAGCGGGGGACAACGGCCAATCAATCACTTGAATGGCGACAGAGCACTAGAACTCAAACTGTTCATAAACAAGCTAAGTTCCCTCTTCAATTGCATCCATATCTTTTGTAAGGGAGTTACCAACTTTTCTACCTCATCCCATTTCAAGAAAAACGAATATGAGTGTCGATAAAAGTGTCTGAAACCAAGGTACTCAGCCAATTTTTGTGCCATTTCATCTGAAATAGCATGGTTCCTCTTTGGTGTCCGTTGTGTCATTTGTATCAAGAGATCTCTATGCCACTGATCCCCCTTAGGAACATTTTCGTCAAGTCCTTTTGCGATGGACAAAAAGATATTTTCCACCCCATTATAGAAAGAATGCAATACAGAGGCTATCGCCGTAATCTCTACCAAATTAGGAATGGACTCTTGCGAATGTTTCAGAAGATCAGTATAGGAATCGAATAATTGGTCAATTTGGTCTATCTCAAATTTTATCTGAGAAATGACGTTATTAGCCAATTTGGAGAAGCCTCCCTTCTTTTTCCAGATATTGTGCAAAGGCATCTTGGCTATCCAGGTTGACAAGGTCAATGGAACGATCTAGTGCTAAAAGAAGTTTACCAAGTAGATAGAAAAACTTACCTCGTGGACACCCACGAATAGCAATGTCAATGTCTGAACCCTCTCTGATTTTTCCTTCTCCGAGAGAGCCAAAGAGGAAAATATCTGTGCAGCCTGACTTTTTTAGTATCTCTACAGCTCGTCGGATGTCTTCCTGAAAATCTGCTGGAAGTTTAATTTTTTCATTCTTCATTTTCGTTTCCATCCTTTCGTATATTCTCTTGCATTTCAGCTGACGGGATGCGGATGAGCGAAAGGCTTCAGCCCCGACCCACTTCGTGGGTGCCCCGCCGCTGATAGCCGAAGTGACGCAGAGCCACTTCCCTTTTTCAAAAAATCCCCTTTGAGTTACATAAAGCTTCCGCCTTTCGCTCATCCGTATCCCGATAACCAAAATGGAGCGAAGCGACATTTTGGTTATCGGTCTCAGCATAAAAGAAGTTTTTGCGAAGCGAAAATTTAAGTGAGTGCCGTAAGGCACAAACCTTTTATGCTGTGTTAGGCGATGCGATGGCTGATTATTACAATATTTCTCCATAATCCACCTCAATTCCATTGTCAATCTTTTTATAGATGATGATTTTGATGTCTATGTGCTCTGGTAATGCAGCTTTCACCTCATAGGTATGGGGCTTTATAGATACGGAGATGTCTCCGATGTAACCATCTATTCCTTTTGATTCTTCATCTGGCTCGGATAAACGGTAATTCGTTTTCTTTATCTCAGCACCCTTCTTAAGTATTGCTTCCTGAAATCTGAGCCCAGCAAAAGTTTTCACGATCACTAAATCTATTACCCATTGTTCAACCATCTTTTGGTCAATTTTATTCAGAGAATTTTTAAGTTCTTTCAATTTCTGTAATATCTTCTCTATGGCATTTTTGATTGCATCTGGCTTTTTCTCCAAGTACCACTTTTCCCACTCAGATAGCGTTTTTCCTTCAAACTCCTGAATAATCTCACTCATTTGACCAACAACTCTTGGGCGTGTTCCTTGCGCATATTGATTTGCCAAATTGATGAGTGGTGCTACATACTTAGGAAACTCTGGCGTCTCTATGTCCAGATATTTTCTGATTTCTTCGATAGTGATTTTTACTTTCATGTTACACCCTTTTGATCTCCATTTTGAAAGTTTAAAAATTTCGCCTTGTATTTATAGTCAAAAGTAGTATCCACATCAACCAAACTATTCTTAATCAAATGAGCATTTAAAAATGTCTTATTCCACAAATAAAGATAACAAAGCAAGTTGTTTTTCTCATCGTATTTCACATTATCAAACTTTAGAAACACCTTTTGCCCACAAGTCTTGTCTCTTAAGAATTGAACAGCCTCTCCATTTTTTTCTGGTCTCTCCTTTACACCTAATAGTTTGATTTTTAGTCCGTTATTTAAAATCAATATCTCTGGGGAGATTATTTCTTTTACCGTGTAATGTGTTTCGCTTTCGTAATGTGAATTATCTATTTTCGAACCAAACCTTAATTCTCTCGGGTCAACCTTCTTATCAAATCTTATAGGGTCGCTGAATTTATATGGCAATTTTTTAATTTCCTCTTTAAAGTCTATTTTTGGGTCTTCTTGCTTAACTATCTCAAAAGTTGCATTTTGAAAAATAGTACTCTGCTTTAACCCAAGTTTATCTTTTATAATCGGTAGGAACTCCTCATTTATTTCGTAGCCGATAGAGTTTCTATTCAGATTTTTTGCTGCTAAAGATGTCGTGCCACTACCAAGAAAAGGGTCAAGAACAGTATCATCAACAAAACTGAACATTTTGATGAGTCGTCTTGGTAACTCCTCAGGGAACATCGCCAGATGTTTATCTTGTTTTTCACCTGGAAAATTCCAGTGTCCTGTGAAATATTGATTCCATTCTTCTTGCGTTAGTTTTGATTGCTCTTTAATTTCATAGCTTACCTTTGGTGGATTTCCATATTTTTTGAAAATTAAAATAAATTCGTAATCCAATTTAAGAATCCCATTTCTGGGATATGGGAAAGACCCCATTACTGTTGCTCCACCAGTGGTATGGCAAGTAGTGACTTTTTGCCAGATAATTGCTCCCATATAATCGAACCCCCCGCTTTCACAGAACTTGATGATTTCAGTCCTTATCGGAATAATTTTATATCTTCCATAATAAACAGAACGAGCGAATTGGTCACCAATGTTAATACACAAACGGCAACCTTTATGCAAAATCCTGTGGCACTCATTCCACACCAAATTAAGGTTGTTTATATATTCTTCATAACTATCATTGAAACCTATCTGTTTTCCATTTCCATAATCCTTCAGTTGCCAATAGGGTGGAGATGTAATGATAAGATGTACTGATTCATCCTGGATCTCTTTCATCCATCTTGAATCACCTATGATTATTTTGTGTTTTGTTTTCATCTTGCTACCTATAATGGATTTGATTTACTTAAAGCCACCGTTTCGCCCAACGGGATGCGGATAAAAGAAGTTGCCAAAAACATTTTGGGGAAATCTTTGATTTCCCTTTTATCCGCTGTTGTGCGAAGTTGTCTATTTTTCATTTCCGACCCTCTTCAACAGCTCTTTAATTTTACTAATTTCTGTATCCTCAACTTTCCCAGAGGCGATATACCTTATTATTCCTTTTTGGTCTATTATTATCACATTGCTTTCATTATCTTTCATTTTGTAACAAGAATTCATCTTGCCATCCCAATCTCCGTATATTGTCATCCCTTCTTTCTTTGAATTTTGCCGAAGTTTACTTTTCCATATTCCAGTAAATGGCCAGAATGCTCCTTGACAATTTATAACAGGCAACCTAATAATGAGTTTTTTTACTAAATCCAATTGTTCAAAATAAAATTTATTTAACTCATCTTTCAATTTCCGATTCTTTTTTACAACATCTTTTGCCTCATAGAATATGACTATTATCTTTCCTTTTATCATATCAAGAGTAAGTATTTTGTCGTCTCCTGATTCAACTTTGAAGAAAGGGGCAGCCGTCCCAATGATTAAATCTTCCGCAATAGATATCTCGGGCAAGAATAAAGTGCAAAATATAGTTGCTAAAGCGGTAATTGATAATAACTTTTTATCCATCTTCTTTACTTTTTCCTTTCAAAAACCAATATAAATTGGCGTAGTTCCGCCATAATTTTTTAGAAATACCATAGTTACTTGATATAGATTTCAGAACTTTTCTAGAAACTTTCCCTTGTTCAACTAATTCCTTTCCTGCCTGCTCTAAGGATGCCAATATTTGCTTTAAATAAACCCTATAAGGTGGTGCATCAGTAATAAATTGTGCACCGGGTCGTAATATAGTGGCGATAAGTGGTGTATGAAAATCCCTTGCTATCCCATGAAAAGTTTCGACCACTGGTCCGAAATACTCAATTTCAGGAAACCCATTGACAGAAAAAAGAACAATATATCGTTCCTTCGTGTTCTGCAATGGGTGCCGTGTCAGATTACGATAAGGCACAAAAACAGGTTTAACAGTAATAAACTCCCTATCAAGAAATGCCTTCAATTTGGCAGGAATTGAACTAATGTATAATGGGAAGGCATAAATAGTCACACAACTATTGTTAACCTTTTCTATTAACTCATTTGCAGCATCTTCAATTACACATTTTCCATTTGTTTTAGTCCAGCAGGTAAAACACCCTCGGCAAGGCTCAATGTTGAACTCCTTGTTATAAATATCAATGACTTCAACTTCTGTACCTGTCTGCTCAATGCCTTTCATCAAATATTGTAGATAGAAGTAGGTAAAGCCGTTTTTTCTCCGTGGACTCCCATTTATAATTAGAATCTTATCAGGTTTTTTCCATACTCTTTTCTTTAGGATTTCAAAATCTTGAACCTTATCTTCTATTCCTGCTATTTCTTCATCAGTAAATTTTTTCCCAAATACCTTATTGAACATCTTGAGATAATAAAGTGAACCTTTAATACGATATTTTCTCGTCAACCATCCCCAAGTTCCACTGATTTCACCACTGACAATATCAAGCCAAACCGAAACTGGTGAATAGATTGTAATGGTAGGATTGCTATGTTTTCCTTCACCATACCCTGCCTTTCCTCCTGATACCGAAAGATAAAAGTAATAAGTTTCCCCATCTTCTTCCAGAACAAACTGATAAACTGCCTCAAAATCAGGAAATTGCTTATTGTCGTATAAATTAACCAAATAACGAAAAAGGTTAGATAAATTGTCTTTTGTTGATGGTATTTCAATCATGTTTTCCTCCTTGCTAACATTCTTTGACAATTTCGCCCAACGGGATGCGGATGAGCGAAGTGCCCCAAAGGGGCATAGGTTCGACAGGCTCACTACAAGTTTTGGCTTCAGCCCCGATCCACTTCGTGCGACCCACCTTTGGTGGGTACCCCGCCGCCGCTGATAGCCAAAGTGACGCTTCGCAACTTCCCTTTTTCAAAAAATCCCCTTTGAGTTACATAAAGCTTTCGCCTTTCGCTCATTCGCATCCCGATAACCAAAATGGAGCGAAGCGACATTTTGGTTATCGTTTTCGCTGTTTGTGAAGCCCGAAGGGCATTTGGGCGAAGCCGCCGAGGGCGGACGAGCCACAAACTCTGTGTTAGCCGACGTGCTGATTATGCGACTATTCAAGTTCGAAACTTACCGTGACTTTTGCATTGACGTTAATCTGCCCAAGAGCAATGCTGCTTTCGGCTACTGAAGGTGCACCGCCAACATTTTGAATTACATTTTGAGCCATTCCACCTCTCCACCAGCGAGAACCCCACCAAGCATTATACCAGCACCACCATCCAACTTGATCTTCCTGGATCATATGAGGCTTGCCAATCTTCTGCCCTAGTTCCTTGGCTAAATCATTAGCTTTTTGTTCAGCTGCCTTGATTGCAAGAGCACGTGCTTGATCTCTGTACTTACGGAGCTTTGTGGTGCGGAATTGAACCCCGTGAACATAATTGGCGCCGGCTTCAAGTACATCGCTTAGGAGGTCTTCGAACTTGGCGATATCCTTTAGTGTGAATACAATCGTTTTTCGAACAAAATAACCTATAAAGTTACGCTTCTCATAATCATCACTATATCTCGGCTCAATACTGATGTGGTCGGTTTGGACATGTTTGGATTCAATTTTATACTTTTTGGCAACTGCCAGCAGTTTCTTAACACGTTTATCATTTTGACTTTTTGCTACACCAATATCTTTGTCGCATGTCTCCACTCCAAGGGTAAGGATAACCTCATCAGGTGTAACTCTTACTTCAGCATCTCCAGTAACTGTGATCAAGCGTAGCTCTGCAAAAGCGGAAAACGAGGAAGCCAAAACAAGAACAAAGGCAAAAATACCTCTTCTCACGATTACATTCATCAATCATCCCTCCTTTCCTGACAAATTATCAGCATGTCGGCTAACGTTCCCAGCATAAAAGAAGTCCAGCACTTTCCATTTCCCCTTTTCCAATATTTCAATAAAACCACTTTATGATCATCTAACTGCTCTCCGCTCTTTAACCATAAAAAGTGCTGGATTTGGGTAAGTCCGCCTCTGGCGGACGAACTTTTTATGCTGTGTTATATGCTGTTGGTCGCTTTCTGTCACTTTTTCTACCACCTCTCTTTTTATTTGGTGAATACTTGCCTTTGGGTTCAAAAAGTCTAAGTTGCTGTTCTACTTTCTTTGTCTCATAGATTTTGGTTTTATCTTCTTCAACATTTTCCAACCTTCTCAAGGCAATTTCTACATATTCGGGGTTAGTGTCAATTCCTATGAATTTTCTTCCTAATTTTTTTGCAGCAATGGCGGTTGTTCCACTTCCCACAAAAGGATCTAAAACAATTGCGGAATCTGAAAAAGTGGTTAGCTTGATTATATATTCGCATATTGCTAAGGGTTTAACAGTTTTATGGATATTAAAGTCTCCCTTTTCTTCTTTACTTGGTTTGGGCAAAAGGAAACATTTATCCAAAACTTCGGTAATTTCATGGGTGGTTACCACATTAGAAGGAAACATATCTTCTCCAATTTTAACATTTGTATTTAGAAGTCCTACATTATACTTTAACATATTTTCTAAGAATGTTTTTTCACATGGTTTCTGAGCCATCATAATCGGCTCAAAACATGATTTTATTTGCGGTGTTTTCCAACCAGTTAATTTATCCTTTACTTCTTTTTTAGATTTTTTATCCCAATCTAATCTATCTATGAAATGATTAAGTGACATCGCCTTAGGCTGATTCTGTGTATAAAGCCAAATAAAACAATCTCTTATTAAAAAGCCAGCATCATCAGCTGCTGAAACCATCCGATGATAGAGCCGAGGACTTGAAAATGAAAAGAAGAACCCACCGGGTTTTAATGCCCGGTATAGCTCTTTTGATATTTTCAGATACCAATCATAAAAATTCTTTCCCTGATCTTTATCAAATTTCATTCCAGGTGGGAGAGATTTTACCACATGACAATAATCTGTTATTGTAGAAACTGTTTTATGATTCCAGTTATTATCCATTTTGTCTAAAAAGTATGGAGGGTCTGTTAGGACAAGGTCTATTGAATTATCCTCAATTTGAGGTAAGACTTGTAAAGCATCTCCTAATATAATTTTATTTATCAATGCTCTATTCATTTGGGTTCCTCCCATTACATTCTTCATATAAAATCTTGTATACTTGCCACCTGACTTCTTTATCTGACCTTTTTATTACGTTGGAATTTGCCAGTTTTATTACCCTACCTCTTTCATCATAAACCCAATTATTTCTATCTGCCTGATTACACTTTTCACACTGTGGGATAATGTTTCCTGCAACCAGAGGTTGATTTGGATCTTTATGTGCTATTTGTAAGCTGGTAATAGTGTTTGGCCAATGGATATGTGGCTTACTTTCTTCTGAACCACAGGTGACACATCTATATCCATACTGTTTCTTAAGATTTTCCCAATCACCAGTTTCTTCTATTTTGTGCCCTTTGAAAGCAGGATAAGGTTTTTCCAGTGTTATAAGTTTATACTCTCCAGATTCAAGAGTCACATGTCTATTACCACGAGTGCCCGATACAATGAACCAGTCTTTTTGAGCCCCAAGATGCCTTGCTTGCTCAACATCAGCCGTATCAGGATAATATTGGCGAACGAATTGTGTAAGTTCTCCTTTTGAAATCTTTTTCGCCTTAGGATAACCCTGTGCCAGATAAACTAATACAAGAGTATCCTTTGTATAATTCCCATGTGTATCGTCAACTTAGGTAGTTTCACTTCATATTGCTTTAAATGTTTATCATGATACTCGCATATCATTTTGTAAATCTTCTTTATCTCCTTGTCAGATAATCGTTTCATATTTTATCTCCTTTTCAGACGACCAATTGCGTATAACGGGATACGGATGAGCGAAGTGCCCCAAAGGGGCATAGGTTCGACAGGCTCACTACAAGTTTTGGCTTCAGCCCCGACCCACTTCGTGCGACCCACCTTTGGTGGGTACCCCGCCGCCGCTGATAGCCGAAGTGACGCAGAGCAACTTCCCTTTTTCAAAAAATCCCCTTTGAGTTACATAAAGCTTTCGCCTTTCGCTCATCCGCATCCCGATAACCAAAATGGAGCGAAGCGACATTTTGGTTATCGTTTTCGGTGTAAAAGAAGTTTCAGCGAAGCCGAATTTGGACGAAGCGAAGCGTAGTCTTTTACACCGTGTTATGTGATGTGCGTACCAATCTTTTGTTTTCGTAAATAGCCGTATTTTTCTTTGAGTTCATGGAGAAATGCATCGCGGTTAGTAGAATACTTTTTGCTTAACTCTTCACGAATCTTCCGCTGAAATTTCACAGCATCAAATTTCTTTTTCATGGATAACCTCCCTTGGACTCCTAATCTCGAGGATAGGATAACCTAATTTTAAATTGACCGAATTAAAAGCATGGATACGGTTAAGATTTACAATTTGCTGGAAGTTCCAGCTAACAAGCACATCCACCCGTTCCACTGAAGCTATTGCAATATGTTGAGCGTCTACTATATGCTTTGCACTTACCACTCCCTCATCAATGTAATTTTGTGCCAAGATATCAGCTTCCTCTGTAAGGAAAACATTCTCTACATTTGCATCCGGAAGAGAGAATAAAATTTTCCTTACACTTTCTGGAGCTTTTTCAATCTCTTTATGAGTTAAATCGGAAACAACAGCAATTCGTAAACCTTGTCGAAACTCCTTAAACAATTGAATAGACCATTGGGAAAATTCTTCATCTTCACATCCACCAATGACAGATGTATCGATATAAACCCGCTGCTTCATATTATCTTACCTTCATACTTATATTTCAAAACTACGCATTTCAGATAACGTTCCCAGCATAAAAGAAGTTTTTGCGAAGCAAAAATTTGGGTGAGTGCCATAAGGCACGAACCTTTTATGCTCTGTTATACAACTGTGCCGTGCTCATTCTAAGAAACTCTTAGAAAATCTCATTTTAATTTCCTTGCAACTCCTTAAGAATGAAATCTATCCATTTTTGATACCAATACCATGTCCCACAAACTTCGACACCAAATCCTTTGGCAGGATTTTTGCCATTATGGTCTTTCCAGAATTGGGTGTGTTGAGACGGTCCAAATTCATTATGACCTTCAGCTTGAACTTTTTTCAGAACATCTTTTCGTAAAAATTTAGGTTTTTCTCTATCTTCTTTTATCCAATATTCCTTTGATATATTCTTGGCTAATGGCGATTCAGGGTCAATAAATTCAATCACTCTATCCGCTTGCCCTTGCCTTTTAGCAACAACCTTTGAAAATAAAAGCCGATAAGCAAATCTATCGCTCTTTATTTCATCATCAGTAAGAGAGTTGTCAAAATCCGCAATATATGAGTGAATTTCTTTTGGTATTAACCCTTCCTTATCTTTAATTATATTTGCTTGTGTATAATCAAGTTCTGCAAACTGCAAACTTAAAGCTAAATTATTATCAAGTGAGTATTTTGTACCAAATAGTTCTTTCAAATAGTAATTATAATTCAAAGCACATGCTTGGTAACGGGCCGAAAGGTAAGAATCTAATCCAGTAGCTTTTTTATGCTCAATTTGATTTCGTAATCCTATAAGAAATTTAAGATTGTTTGAAGTATTTTTATCAAGAGGGCATTCAGATTTTGAAATACATTCCTTGATGTCCCAATGTTTAATGCTTCCATCTGGGTTTCGTAAGAATTTCTTCCGCTCCTTGGGAATAGTGTAATAACGGTAATCAATTTTTTTTGACCTATAGTATGCATGAAGAAGATATGTCCAAGCAATAATAAAAAGTACTATGAATGATTCCGTTTTAAAGGTAGTAAGAGGGTTATTATATATTTGAACAGCAGAGAGAGCTGCTTCTCTTGATTTTAAGATTAAATCTACCTTTTCAGAAAAGAGTCGTCTATGCATATTTTCAATTCCTTCTATTTACTTCTAGGCACGGCATGTTGTATAACGTTCCTGATGTAAAAGAAGTTTTGCGAAGCAAAATTTGGACGAAGTGAAACGAAGTCTTTTACATCGTGTTATACGCTGTGCCGGGCTCTTTTATAATCATACTTAAAGTAAACTCTTATGCCTTTCTCAATAAAACCCCTTTCTCACTTGGTCTAACTTGAGCTACTCCATCTAAATGTTTGATATTTTCTAACCCTTTCTTTGTAGTCTCAACTCCTACAATATCTGTAAGACTGGAGACAAATAAAATATTGCCGTATTCTTTAATCCTCTCAACTGCCTGAGTATCCTTAATTTTGGCTAAGATTCTAATCATTCTTCTAACACCTCCAGTAACTTATGGATATTAAGCAACCCATATCCCTGTTCATTTCTTCTATATCCCAAGTCCTTGCAACTCTGTTTTATAGAATTTATTACCCATTCTTTATCTTGATACTTACTAAAAAGAGAAGCTAATGTGCCTGTTATTATTGGTGTGGAGATAGAAGTTCCCATAACCTTAAATTTGCCAATAGAAAGAGAACCCGGGGCTAGCAAATCCGGCTTTTCTTGAAATACAAACCCTCTACTGCTGTAATTAGCTATCTTTTCATCCTCACTCGCTCCAATGGTTATCGCCTTATTGGCATTACCTGGACAGGATATAGTTCCTTCTTCTGGTCCCCAATTCCCAGCCGCAGATACTACATATAGACCATTATCAACCAATACATCTACATACTGACAAAGCCAGCAGTCTCCCTGACATCTTCTGGAAAAACCCAAAGATAGGTTGACTATATGAGCTTTATTTTGATAAGACCATTCTAAGGCTTGAAATAATGCTATCTCGTCAACCTCTCCAAAACGGTTTACTACCTTTCCAATCAACATTGAGGAGTCAGGAGCAATTGACTGAATTAGCTTAGAGATAATA carries:
- a CDS encoding MjaI family restriction endonuclease, which translates into the protein MKVKITIEEIRKYLDIETPEFPKYVAPLINLANQYAQGTRPRVVGQMSEIIQEFEGKTLSEWEKWYLEKKPDAIKNAIEKILQKLKELKNSLNKIDQKMVEQWVIDLVIVKTFAGLRFQEAILKKGAEIKKTNYRLSEPDEESKGIDGYIGDISVSIKPHTYEVKAALPEHIDIKIIIYKKIDNGIEVDYGEIL
- a CDS encoding PIN domain protein — its product is MKQRVYIDTSVIGGCEDEEFSQWSIQLFKEFRQGLRIAVVSDLTHKEIEKAPESVRKILFSLPDANVENVFLTEEADILAQNYIDEGVVSAKHIVDAQHIAIASVERVDVLVSWNFQQIVNLNRIHAFNSVNLKLGYPILEIRSPREVIHEKEI
- a CDS encoding S8 family serine peptidase — protein: MRLLAKLKDKMKSEHIEELKKIGVSLLFQTKLVDIIGLETKYPEALKQIGFIEEFRESEKGTILFNQTLFKIGIQHLHEMGLFGAGIYISILDSGVFLQDSGLKYSVILDKDFTEEGLQDEITHGTIISKLIQSIAPDSSMLIGKVVNRFGEVDEIALFQALEWSYQNKAHIVNLSLGFSRRCQGDCWLCQYVDVLVDNGLYVVSAAGNWGPEEGTISCPGNANKAITIGASEDEKIANYSSRGFVFQEKPDLLAPGSLSIGKFKVMGTSISTPIITGTLASLFSKYQDKEWVINSIKQSCKDLGYRRNEQGYGLLNIHKLLEVLEE
- a CDS encoding NAD(P)H-dependent oxidoreductase, yielding MIEIPSTKDNLSNLFRYLVNLYDNKQFPDFEAVYQFVLEEDGETYYFYLSVSGGKAGYGEGKHSNPTITIYSPVSVWLDIVSGEISGTWGWLTRKYRIKGSLYYLKMFNKVFGKKFTDEEIAGIEDKVQDFEILKKRVWKKPDKILIINGSPRRKNGFTYFYLQYLMKGIEQTGTEVEVIDIYNKEFNIEPCRGCFTCWTKTNGKCVIEDAANELIEKVNNSCVTIYAFPLYISSIPAKLKAFLDREFITVKPVFVPYRNLTRHPLQNTKERYIVLFSVNGFPEIEYFGPVVETFHGIARDFHTPLIATILRPGAQFITDAPPYRVYLKQILASLEQAGKELVEQGKVSRKVLKSISSNYGISKKLWRNYANLYWFLKGKSKEDG
- a CDS encoding YtfJ family protein, translated to MDKKLLSITALATIFCTLFLPEISIAEDLIIGTAAPFFKVESGDDKILTLDMIKGKIIVIFYEAKDVVKKNRKLKDELNKFYFEQLDLVKKLIIRLPVINCQGAFWPFTGIWKSKLRQNSKKEGMTIYGDWDGKMNSCYKMKDNESNVIIIDQKGIIRYIASGKVEDTEISKIKELLKRVGNEK
- a CDS encoding site-specific DNA-methyltransferase; translated protein: MKNVMGGTQMNRALINKIILGDALQVLPQIEDNSIDLVLTDPPYFLDKMDNNWNHKTVSTITDYCHVVKSLPPGMKFDKDQGKNFYDWYLKISKELYRALKPGGFFFSFSSPRLYHRMVSAADDAGFLIRDCFIWLYTQNQPKAMSLNHFIDRLDWDKKSKKEVKDKLTGWKTPQIKSCFEPIMMAQKPCEKTFLENMLKYNVGLLNTNVKIGEDMFPSNVVTTHEITEVLDKCFLLPKPSKEEKGDFNIHKTVKPLAICEYIIKLTTFSDSAIVLDPFVGSGTTAIAAKKLGRKFIGIDTNPEYVEIALRRLENVEEDKTKIYETKKVEQQLRLFEPKGKYSPNKKRGGRKSDRKRPTAYNTA
- a CDS encoding SIMPL domain-containing protein, giving the protein MNVIVRRGIFAFVLVLASSFSAFAELRLITVTGDAEVRVTPDEVILTLGVETCDKDIGVAKSQNDKRVKKLLAVAKKYKIESKHVQTDHISIEPRYSDDYEKRNFIGYFVRKTIVFTLKDIAKFEDLLSDVLEAGANYVHGVQFRTTKLRKYRDQARALAIKAAEQKANDLAKELGQKIGKPHMIQEDQVGWWCWYNAWWGSRWWRGGMAQNVIQNVGGAPSVAESSIALGQINVNAKVTVSFELE
- a CDS encoding DNA methyltransferase, yielding MKTKHKIIIGDSRWMKEIQDESVHLIITSPPYWQLKDYGNGKQIGFNDSYEEYINNLNLVWNECHRILHKGCRLCINIGDQFARSVYYGRYKIIPIRTEIIKFCESGGFDYMGAIIWQKVTTCHTTGGATVMGSFPYPRNGILKLDYEFILIFKKYGNPPKVSYEIKEQSKLTQEEWNQYFTGHWNFPGEKQDKHLAMFPEELPRRLIKMFSFVDDTVLDPFLGSGTTSLAAKNLNRNSIGYEINEEFLPIIKDKLGLKQSTIFQNATFEIVKQEDPKIDFKEEIKKLPYKFSDPIRFDKKVDPRELRFGSKIDNSHYESETHYTVKEIISPEILILNNGLKIKLLGVKERPEKNGEAVQFLRDKTCGQKVFLKFDNVKYDEKNNLLCYLYLWNKTFLNAHLIKNSLVDVDTTFDYKYKAKFLNFQNGDQKGVT
- a CDS encoding nucleotidyltransferase domain-containing protein encodes the protein MLRPITKMSLRSILVIGIRMSERRKLYVTQRGFFEKGKWLCVTSAISGGAPTKWVGAEAFRSSASRQLKCKRIYERMETKMKNEKIKLPADFQEDIRRAVEILKKSGCTDIFLFGSLGEGKIREGSDIDIAIRGCPRGKFFYLLGKLLLALDRSIDLVNLDSQDAFAQYLEKEGRLLQIG
- a CDS encoding DUF3644 domain-containing protein → MHRRLFSEKVDLILKSREAALSAVQIYNNPLTTFKTESFIVLFIIAWTYLLHAYYRSKKIDYRYYTIPKERKKFLRNPDGSIKHWDIKECISKSECPLDKNTSNNLKFLIGLRNQIEHKKATGLDSYLSARYQACALNYNYYLKELFGTKYSLDNNLALSLQFAELDYTQANIIKDKEGLIPKEIHSYIADFDNSLTDDEIKSDRFAYRLLFSKVVAKRQGQADRVIEFIDPESPLAKNISKEYWIKEDREKPKFLRKDVLKKVQAEGHNEFGPSQHTQFWKDHNGKNPAKGFGVEVCGTWYWYQKWIDFILKELQGN